In the genome of Bacteroidota bacterium, the window CCTTAATCCGTTTTTGGGAAAAGGAATTTGACATCATTAAGCCCAAGAAAAATAAAAAAGGCAATCGTTTCTTTACCAATGAGGATATAGACAACTTCAGACTCATTCATCATTACGTAAAAGATTGCGGGATGACCCTCAAAGGAGTGCAGAAAAAGCTCAAAGAAAATAAAGAAGATACAGTAAATAATTTTGAGGTAATCAAAACCTTGCAGGATATTCGTGAAGTCCTGCTTGAAATCAAAGAAATTTTATAAAATTCATGCCTTCCACTGACCAATAAAATAAAATTGCACTGATGAAATTAAAGGAGATTGTTTCTGCTATAGAAAATTATGCTCCCCTGGTCTATCAGGAATCTTATGATAATGCGGGTTTAACCATAGGAACCCCGTCCCAGGAAATAAATTCGGCCTTATTAACTATTGATGTAACAGAAGAAGTGATTGACGAGGCCATTGCTAAAAGCTGTAACCTGATTATATCCCATCATCCCCTGATTTTTTCAGGGATAAAAAAAATTTGTGGCAACAATTATATCGAAAGATCTATAATTAAAGCCATCAGCAATAAAATTGCCATATATTCCGCCCATACTAACTTAGACAGTGTCGACAACGGGGTAAACAAAAAAATCTGCGAAAAACTGGGGCTGGTCAATACGAAAATTCTTGAACCTGCCACACATCAACTATGTAAATTGGTCGCCTTTGTGCCTGTTGATTATGCAGAGGCAGTGAGATCGGCTATATTTGAAGCAGGTGCCGGCAGTATCGGAAGTTACGACATGTGCTCCTACAATGTTGATGGGAAAGGAAGTTTCAGAGCTTCTGCAAATACTCACCCTTTTGTTGGTGAAATTGGCAAACTTCACTTTGAAAACGAGACAAGAATAGAAATCATCTTTCCAAAAAATCTTCAGAACCGGATAACAGACGCATTGCTGCATGCTCATCCCTATGAAGAAGTTGCTTATGACATCTATCCCCTCGAAAACACATATTCCAAGGCGGGCATGGGCATGGTTGGTGAACTGCCTGTCGCAACAAACGAATTGGAATTTCTCAAAAAAATAAAAAATACCTTTAACATTCCGGTAGTAAGATATACCCAACTAAGGGGTAAAAAAATAAGCAGGGTGGCTGTATGCGGGGGAAGTGGAAGTTTCCTGCTAAAAGATGCTATCGCTGCAGGAGCCGACTTATACCTGTCGGCAGATTTTAAGTACCATCAGTTTTTCGATGCTGACAGCCAGATAGTTATTGCAGATATTGGCCATTTTGAAAGCGAACAATTTACCGTAGAAATTTTTTATGATATTCTTAAAAAAAATTTCCCTACATTTGCCATTTATTTATCAGAAACAAAATCCAATCCGATAAATTATTTGTAAATATGATACAAGAGAAAAAGAATAACGACTTAGCCGAAGTATCCATTGAGGATAAACTGAGGGCCTTATATCAACTTCAATGCGTTGATTCAGATATTGACAAAATAAGAATTCTTCGCGGCGAATTACCTTTAGAAGTTCAGGATCTGGAAGATGAAATTGCCGGACTTGAAACCAGAATCAGCAATTACGAAAATGAAGTTGCAGAACTTGAAGCAACCGTTTCCAAGAAAAAAACAGAGATTGTCAACTCACAGGCATTAATCAAAAAATACACCGAACAACAGAAAAATGTAAAAAATAACAGGGAATATGATTCCCTATCCAAAGAGTTGGAATTTCAGAACCTTGAGATTGAATTGAGCGAGAAACGGATTAAGGAATTCACCCAACAGGTTAAAGACAAAAAGGAATTAATTAAACAATCCAATAAAACAGTTGAAGAAAGAAGAAGCGACCTTCAGACTAAAAAATCGGAACTCAATTCAATTGTAAACGATACGCAGAAAGAAGAAAAATTGCTTCAGAAAAAATCGGAAGAAATCGCCAAGGTGATTGAACCCCGTTTATTGAACGCTTATAGGCGGATCAGGGCAAATGCTCAAAACGGACTTGCAGTAGTAACTGTTCAACGTGACGCCTGCGGGGGTTGCTTTAATAAGATTCCGCCTCAGCGCCAGCTAGATATCAAATCCAGAAAGAAAATCATCGTTTGCGAATACTGTGGTCGTATCCTGGTTGACGACGAAATCAATGGCGAAAAGAAAGAAGAAGCTGCTGAATAATTGAAAATAAGCCCTTTAGGGTTAAAATATATACCCGTATAAGTTACTTTTATACGGGTTTTTTTATGCAATGCAAATTTATTTTCCGTTCTCCCTTATGCTTTTGCCATTTGCAGGTGAAAGTCATCATATGCCGGCAAATAATTTGCAACCTCAATCAAAAATAATTACATTTGTTAGAAATAGTATTTAAGAATTGTTGATTACAATCAGAGTTATGCAGTACCGGGTAGTTTTTTTGGGTTGGGTTTGAATTCACATAACTTTTGGATAATTTCAAGTTCTTTTTACAGATGTGCAAGAATCCCAATTTTGATATCCCGGGTTAATTGTTTATATCCGCATATGATGAAAAAATATTTTATCATTCCGTTGGTCTTTTCGTTAAGTTCTTGTGCTACCCTGCTTCATCAACGAACAGTGGATATCCAAATTCATTCAGACAGTGATTCAACCAAAATATGCATAAACAATGATACGACCAGGTGGTACCAAACACCCACCCGGATTAATGTTGAACGTTCAAAGAAAAACTTGTGGATTACCGCAAGAAAAGATACCCTTCAGAAGCAAATTGAATTAAGAAGCAAACTCTCAGCGGCTTTTTTAGTCGGCAATATGTTTTCGGGCATAGGAATTTTTGGATATGTCATTGATCTTACTAATCCCCGAAGATTTACCTATCCCAATTACCTAACCCTCGATTTCAAACCCAAAGTATCAACAAAAATGTACAGGCCCTGGCTGAGCCCGGAAAAGAATTTATTGAATTTAAAACTATCTATTCCTGAAGGAAATCTTTTGTACCTGAACAAGGGGAACGGTTATGGAAGCAGTTTCGGTTTTTTAGGACTCTCTGGCGGATTTGAATATTATCTTTCAGACAAATACTGTATTAGTTCAAATTTTGGAGTATTAACCGATTTTATGCTCCCTTTCCCGGCACCAATTGACTATGCTGACTCGAGTAGTCACCAAAGTTCAAGTGCTGTTTATGGAACTATTCAGATTGGGAGTGATTTTAAAAACAGATGGCACTATGATCTGGGGCTTCAGTTCACAAGGACTTTGCACTATGAAAGAGAATGCGTTGAACTATTTCCCCATTACATCGACACGCTTAAATATTCAAAACAACAAAACAATGCAGGACTAGCCTTTTCGACATACTTCAGGATATCCAACAGCTTTAACCTGGGAATAAATTATTATCCCTCATTTTTAGCATGGAATAACAGTAGATTACAATTTCATTATTCCCATCTGTTATTTTTTGAGCTGCTATTTAAAGTTGAAGCATTCAGGCCCAAGAGATTCAGAAAATAGAGAACAGGCAGAACCTGTTCCTTTTCAATTAAAGGTATAGAACTAATGTATATCAGTCCGAACTTCTGAATTAAAAAGCTTTTCATTTTGACCTGAAACCAGGACACAAATTGGATGCAAGAAACAAATGGTGTTGATCCAAATTTTGGTTCAGTAATAATTTTCGCCCATCTTATTTATTTGAATAGCTTACCACGATTTCTTCCTTCTTAACCTTTTGCAAGGGTTCTTTTTCGAAAACATGATGTTTGAGCACGGCAGGTTGTTCAAGCGATTGCACGAATATTTCAGCGATATCCTTTACCGGCACGGGAGATGCAATATTAAGTGTTTTCTTACATGAAGGACAAGCCGTAACGATAATATCCGGATGGTCTACAGAAAGCCGGGCAACTACATCTTTCTGAACTGCCGTTCTTTGAGCAGTACTGATCTGAAGATTTCCCAGACTGCCTCCGCAGCATAAGGAATGATCCCTTTCGTTTTTCACTTTTAGCAAAGCGGCTATATTTTGCAAGACTGCACGTGGTTCTTCATACACGCCACATCCCCGGCCCAGTTCGCAGGGGTCATGATAAACGACGGTTAAATCCTGATGGCTTAATTGAACCCTGTTTTCATTAATCAGTTTCAACAGGTATTGGGTATGGTGCATTACTTTAATATCCAGATGGTATTCTTCCCTGAAAACACGATAGCAAATGGGACATGAAGTAACCAAAAGTTTTGCCCCGGAAGCCTTAATCGCCGCTATATTGTGTTCCATAAGCCTTTTGGCCGATTCGGCCTTGCCTGCCATCATCAATGGCCTTCCACAGCAAACACTGCCATCCTCATCCATAAACCAGAAATTTTCCCGGGCAGCACGGAATATCTTTAACATGGAATGCTGAATAGCCGGTGTCAGATGAGTCATACATCCCGCAAAATAAATCATATCGGCTTTTTGAGCCCTGGCCGGTTTTAAATAATTATAGGCTTCAGCATGATCGGGAAGGTATCCGCTGCGCTGATTCTGACGAATGGAAATAGTATCGATCTTTACAGGGCAATATTCCTTACACCGCCCGCATAGCAGGCAGTCAAAGGTCACTTTTTCCTCCACGCTTTTCTCGCGAACAGAACGGAGAAAATAAACCGACTGCACCGAATAATTATGGGCAGCAGAGGCCAATTGGCATTTATCAATACATATCCCGCAACGTGGACAGGAATTTATCTCAATGTCAGAAAAAACTCCGTTTTCCTTTCCGTTTTTCAATCCGTATTGCCTCAGGAAAATAAGCAGAGCTTCCGTTGGAATGTGCATGTAGCGCGAAAAAGGTAAAGCCACGAAAAAGACGCCCAAAGAAACCGAATATGCCCACCATGAAGGATAGATCAGCGAGCCAACAGGGAGGAACGAAGCAAAAAAACGGCCAACTGTTCCGGTAAGAAACCCGCCATGGCCATAAACGCCCGAAGTAAAACTTTCGGCCAGCAGTCGCAACGGGAAAATAAACCAAAGAGAAATCAATGCGAACTTATCACCGGGTTTCATCACGGTAGTCTTTTTCATCCCAAACATTTTGGAATAAAAACGTTTGGTAAACGCCAGCACAACACCGGAAAGGACGACCAGCAAAAAGAAATCCATAAAAAAGGTAAAACCAGCTGAAAAGGTGAAGGCAGATGGAGCAGGTTCAAAAAACCGGAAAAATATCGGATAATATGGAGGATTTAGAGGAACATCACTAAAAAATTTTGACTCCACATTGCCCATGACAAT includes:
- a CDS encoding (Fe-S)-binding protein, producing MKFDLFVLPFTVGLVVMVALLVFKYLKWLKALSREEKEKIKQNVFSFCSLKALKEIFLECLLHRRIFKVNLFLGFMHTSLAFGWFLLIVMGNVESKFFSDVPLNPPYYPIFFRFFEPAPSAFTFSAGFTFFMDFFLLVVLSGVVLAFTKRFYSKMFGMKKTTVMKPGDKFALISLWFIFPLRLLAESFTSGVYGHGGFLTGTVGRFFASFLPVGSLIYPSWWAYSVSLGVFFVALPFSRYMHIPTEALLIFLRQYGLKNGKENGVFSDIEINSCPRCGICIDKCQLASAAHNYSVQSVYFLRSVREKSVEEKVTFDCLLCGRCKEYCPVKIDTISIRQNQRSGYLPDHAEAYNYLKPARAQKADMIYFAGCMTHLTPAIQHSMLKIFRAARENFWFMDEDGSVCCGRPLMMAGKAESAKRLMEHNIAAIKASGAKLLVTSCPICYRVFREEYHLDIKVMHHTQYLLKLINENRVQLSHQDLTVVYHDPCELGRGCGVYEEPRAVLQNIAALLKVKNERDHSLCCGGSLGNLQISTAQRTAVQKDVVARLSVDHPDIIVTACPSCKKTLNIASPVPVKDIAEIFVQSLEQPAVLKHHVFEKEPLQKVKKEEIVVSYSNK
- a CDS encoding C4-type zinc ribbon domain-containing protein, with translation MIQEKKNNDLAEVSIEDKLRALYQLQCVDSDIDKIRILRGELPLEVQDLEDEIAGLETRISNYENEVAELEATVSKKKTEIVNSQALIKKYTEQQKNVKNNREYDSLSKELEFQNLEIELSEKRIKEFTQQVKDKKELIKQSNKTVEERRSDLQTKKSELNSIVNDTQKEEKLLQKKSEEIAKVIEPRLLNAYRRIRANAQNGLAVVTVQRDACGGCFNKIPPQRQLDIKSRKKIIVCEYCGRILVDDEINGEKKEEAAE
- a CDS encoding MerR family transcriptional regulator, yielding MPYKEKQIEKLYYSIGEVAKMFGENTSLIRFWEKEFDIIKPKKNKKGNRFFTNEDIDNFRLIHHYVKDCGMTLKGVQKKLKENKEDTVNNFEVIKTLQDIREVLLEIKEIL
- a CDS encoding Nif3-like dinuclear metal center hexameric protein gives rise to the protein MKLKEIVSAIENYAPLVYQESYDNAGLTIGTPSQEINSALLTIDVTEEVIDEAIAKSCNLIISHHPLIFSGIKKICGNNYIERSIIKAISNKIAIYSAHTNLDSVDNGVNKKICEKLGLVNTKILEPATHQLCKLVAFVPVDYAEAVRSAIFEAGAGSIGSYDMCSYNVDGKGSFRASANTHPFVGEIGKLHFENETRIEIIFPKNLQNRITDALLHAHPYEEVAYDIYPLENTYSKAGMGMVGELPVATNELEFLKKIKNTFNIPVVRYTQLRGKKISRVAVCGGSGSFLLKDAIAAGADLYLSADFKYHQFFDADSQIVIADIGHFESEQFTVEIFYDILKKNFPTFAIYLSETKSNPINYL